A window of the Branchiibius hedensis genome harbors these coding sequences:
- a CDS encoding alpha/beta hydrolase, with protein MRFSRTVLHGAVAIAAVSGLAACSSTVTVQPATTSASQTSSTASTATSSGTSSPGSADLDQYYTQKLDWQDCSGVQCAKLKVPVDYANPTSSIEIEVSKVPASGTKKGTLVVNPGGPGGSGYDYAAAADQIVSGAVRSQFDVVGFDPRGVGRSAPITCVDDTKMDTWLGSDPTPNGTDGAQELLTQSKQFADSCKAKAGPLLAHVSTIDVAKDMDILRAALGEEKLDYLGKSYGTLIGSVYAGMFPSKVGRFILDGVVPPDITSEQMNLGQAKGFEQATRSYVSNCVAGGSCPLGSDVDSGMAKIRSFLNGLDANPLPVSGNGDVTKLTEGWASYGIAEAMYSKDLWPVLTDAFKSAFEGDGNPLMDLANQYAQRNADGSYSGNLMQVINPVSCLDRGGSADLAATEKEAAEFAKQAPTWGPMLAWGSLVCGVWPYQPSKPLGKITAEGSGPILVIGTTRDPATPYAWSQQLAAELADGHLLTYDGDGHTAYFSQGSSCVDNTVDAYLINGTVPPEGKAC; from the coding sequence ATGCGTTTCTCCCGCACAGTCCTGCACGGCGCCGTCGCGATCGCAGCAGTCAGCGGTCTCGCAGCGTGCTCCAGCACTGTGACCGTGCAGCCGGCTACCACGAGCGCAAGCCAGACCTCCTCGACGGCCAGCACAGCGACGAGTTCCGGTACGTCGAGCCCGGGCTCTGCGGACCTCGACCAGTACTACACGCAAAAGCTGGACTGGCAGGACTGTTCCGGGGTGCAGTGCGCCAAGCTCAAGGTCCCGGTGGACTACGCGAACCCGACGTCCTCGATCGAGATCGAGGTATCCAAGGTTCCGGCGTCGGGCACCAAGAAGGGCACATTGGTCGTCAACCCCGGCGGCCCCGGCGGCTCGGGATACGACTACGCGGCCGCAGCCGACCAGATCGTCAGTGGGGCCGTGCGCAGCCAGTTCGACGTCGTCGGCTTCGACCCCCGCGGGGTGGGCCGCTCGGCGCCGATCACCTGCGTCGACGACACCAAGATGGACACCTGGCTGGGATCGGATCCGACTCCCAACGGGACCGACGGCGCACAGGAATTGCTCACGCAGTCAAAGCAATTCGCGGACAGTTGCAAGGCGAAGGCCGGCCCGTTGCTCGCCCATGTCTCGACGATCGACGTCGCCAAGGACATGGACATCCTGCGGGCAGCCCTCGGTGAGGAAAAGCTGGACTACTTGGGCAAGTCCTACGGCACGCTGATCGGCTCGGTCTACGCCGGGATGTTCCCCAGCAAGGTCGGCCGGTTCATCCTCGACGGGGTCGTGCCACCGGACATCACCAGTGAGCAGATGAACTTGGGTCAGGCCAAGGGTTTCGAGCAGGCGACCCGGTCCTACGTGAGCAACTGTGTCGCTGGCGGCTCGTGCCCGTTGGGCTCGGACGTCGACTCGGGGATGGCCAAGATCCGATCGTTCCTCAACGGGCTGGACGCCAATCCGCTGCCTGTCTCGGGCAACGGCGACGTCACGAAGCTGACGGAGGGCTGGGCCAGCTACGGCATCGCCGAAGCGATGTACTCCAAGGACCTGTGGCCGGTGCTGACCGATGCGTTCAAATCCGCCTTCGAGGGCGACGGAAACCCGTTGATGGACCTGGCCAACCAGTACGCGCAGCGCAACGCCGACGGCAGTTACAGCGGCAACCTGATGCAGGTCATCAACCCCGTGTCGTGCCTGGACCGCGGTGGATCAGCCGACCTCGCCGCCACGGAGAAGGAAGCCGCCGAGTTCGCCAAGCAGGCGCCGACCTGGGGCCCGATGCTGGCCTGGGGCTCGCTGGTGTGTGGGGTCTGGCCGTACCAACCGAGCAAACCGCTGGGCAAGATCACCGCCGAAGGTTCCGGTCCGATCCTGGTGATAGGTACGACGCGTGACCCGGCCACGCCGTACGCCTGGTCCCAGCAACTCGCCGCCGAACTGGCTGATGGCCATCTGTTGACCTACGACGGGGACGGCCACACGGCGTACTTCTCCCAGGGGTCCTCGTGCGTGGACAACACGGTGGACGCCTACCTGATCAACGGCACGGTGCCCCCGGAGGGCAAGGCCTGCTGA
- a CDS encoding helix-turn-helix domain-containing protein — protein MRAAADLIARARAVKGDRRMVPVLVPRLRSAGLPYADIAEVLGVSVSTAWRVANRPPP, from the coding sequence ATGAGGGCGGCCGCGGACCTGATCGCGCGGGCCCGTGCGGTGAAGGGTGACCGGCGGATGGTCCCGGTGCTGGTGCCTCGGCTGCGGTCGGCTGGCTTGCCGTACGCCGACATCGCCGAGGTGCTGGGGGTCTCGGTCAGCACGGCGTGGCGGGTCGCGAATCGCCCACCGCCCTAA
- a CDS encoding PKD domain-containing protein has product MSAAYALRGSGGAAGPVWTFSTGTPSSGSSSIVLSKSTANNPPTVTTGGNMTGVEPGVTVTLTSTGADIDGDLVTLAWAQTSGTPTVALTDYGNGSASFRAPASVAGATLVFTVTATDGRGGTGTATSTVTVLTADRSGLIGGVRKPRLRTHT; this is encoded by the coding sequence ATGTCCGCCGCGTACGCACTGCGGGGATCTGGGGGCGCGGCCGGGCCGGTGTGGACGTTCAGCACCGGCACCCCCTCATCCGGGTCCTCATCGATCGTCCTGTCCAAATCAACCGCGAACAACCCGCCGACCGTCACCACGGGCGGAAACATGACCGGGGTGGAACCGGGTGTCACCGTGACCCTGACCTCGACCGGTGCGGACATCGACGGGGACCTGGTGACCCTGGCGTGGGCGCAAACCTCCGGCACCCCCACCGTGGCCCTCACCGACTACGGCAACGGGTCTGCGTCTTTCCGGGCGCCGGCGTCGGTGGCCGGGGCGACCCTGGTTTTCACGGTGACCGCCACCGACGGTCGCGGTGGCACCGGAACCGCAACCTCCACCGTGACCGTCCTGACCGCTGACCGGTCCGGTCTGATCGGTGGGGTCCGCAAACCCAGGCTCCGCACCCACACCTAA
- a CDS encoding PKD domain-containing protein: MSFSFVGSTTATASSGSSVTITRSVTAGNLLVASILHQGGAISTVTDTASNTWATDSNGDTQTINSSTSQRRVQHYWCLSALTTASITVTIAGTAPFVVILSEYSHSGGAVTLRSVATAAGSTTTTPAATPSGTAVGDLLVGCMGYAQTTAGTRLDTLGSGYTELTGTNISTTRLSGAYRTLTAAGQAGPQWTMTSGTTGSSSVAFYEYVTPPVASFTKTATNLALSVDGTASTAGTGTISGYDWDWGDSTTHGTGSTASHTYASPGTYTVKLTVTNSAGGTASTTQSVTVSTSDIVLMSDTTATSGTASLTITKSTTAGRALVLAILHQGGSVTSVTDTAGNTWVTSANADTQASQESTSQRRVTHYWCVGAAAVTSVTIAAAGSVLLGSSPNGPTWQRCGARSPHPPRPRHPRPLQRPPSSPGTSWSAASGTSKRPPGHGRTFSGPGGPN; encoded by the coding sequence GTGAGCTTCAGCTTCGTTGGTTCGACCACGGCCACCGCGTCGTCCGGGTCATCGGTCACCATCACCCGATCCGTCACCGCCGGGAACCTGCTGGTGGCATCGATCCTGCACCAGGGCGGCGCGATCAGCACCGTCACCGACACCGCCTCCAACACGTGGGCCACCGACAGCAACGGCGACACCCAAACGATCAACTCCTCGACGTCGCAGCGGCGGGTGCAGCACTACTGGTGCCTGTCCGCGCTGACCACCGCCTCCATCACCGTGACCATCGCCGGCACCGCGCCGTTCGTGGTGATCCTGTCCGAGTACTCCCACAGCGGCGGCGCGGTGACCCTGCGCTCCGTGGCCACCGCTGCGGGGTCCACCACCACCACCCCTGCAGCGACACCGTCCGGCACTGCCGTCGGGGACCTGCTCGTGGGGTGCATGGGGTACGCACAAACCACGGCCGGGACACGCCTGGACACCCTCGGCTCCGGTTACACCGAACTCACCGGCACCAACATCTCCACGACGCGACTGTCGGGTGCGTACCGGACCCTGACCGCTGCCGGGCAAGCCGGACCCCAATGGACCATGACCTCGGGCACCACCGGGTCCTCATCGGTCGCTTTCTACGAGTACGTCACCCCACCGGTCGCGTCCTTCACGAAGACCGCGACGAACCTGGCCCTGTCGGTGGACGGCACCGCCTCCACCGCCGGGACCGGCACCATCAGCGGATACGACTGGGACTGGGGAGACTCCACCACCCACGGCACCGGGTCCACCGCGTCCCACACGTACGCATCGCCCGGCACCTACACCGTGAAACTGACGGTCACCAACTCCGCCGGAGGCACCGCCAGCACCACCCAGTCAGTGACGGTGTCCACCTCCGACATTGTGCTGATGTCCGACACGACCGCCACGTCCGGGACGGCGTCGCTGACCATCACCAAATCCACGACGGCGGGCCGCGCCCTGGTCCTGGCGATCCTGCACCAAGGCGGGTCCGTCACGTCCGTCACCGACACCGCCGGGAACACCTGGGTGACCTCAGCGAACGCCGACACCCAAGCCTCCCAGGAATCGACGTCGCAGCGGCGGGTCACTCACTACTGGTGTGTGGGTGCCGCAGCGGTCACGTCCGTGACCATCGCCGCGGCCGGGTCCGTCCTCTTGGGGAGCTCACCGAATGGTCCAACGTGGCAGCGGTGCGGGGCGCGATCACCTCATCCTCCACGACCGCGTCACCCCCGGCCGCTGCAGCGTCCCCCGTCGTCGCCGGGGACGTCGTGGTCGGCTGCATCGGGTACCTCGAAGCGACCGCCGGGACACGGCAGGACGTTCTCGGGTCCGGGTGGACCGAACTGA
- a CDS encoding polysaccharide lyase, whose protein sequence is MNSQYGINGQTNVTLTAGPTYKVRHRVKLNTITSGTANSDGIAQFTVNGTKVLEVTNRKWRLTDSVKISTLWWHFFRGGNDSAWADSADGYVTVDNLKLWVAS, encoded by the coding sequence ATGAACTCCCAGTACGGCATCAACGGCCAAACCAACGTCACCCTCACCGCGGGACCGACGTACAAGGTGCGGCACCGGGTGAAGCTCAACACCATCACCTCGGGCACCGCCAACAGTGACGGCATCGCGCAATTCACCGTCAACGGAACCAAAGTCCTCGAAGTCACCAACCGCAAATGGCGACTGACTGACTCGGTGAAAATTTCCACCCTGTGGTGGCACTTCTTCCGCGGCGGCAACGACTCCGCCTGGGCCGACTCCGCTGACGGGTACGTCACCGTCGACAACTTGAAATTGTGGGTGGCATCGTGA
- a CDS encoding polysaccharide lyase, with the protein MALASPVKKADFGAAIGDSSAFANDATFAAQSIVTSPDGVGRLIRHKFPAGGYSTGSGVGIAAFPKPAVLLKAAATDVILEYDLRFEPGFGFSLGGKLPGLGGTDGSVSDGAPSGGNGLTTSVDHGFSSRLMWIGPGAYSWANSPPNSSPTTTSPV; encoded by the coding sequence ATGGCTTTGGCGTCGCCGGTGAAGAAGGCCGACTTCGGGGCCGCGATCGGCGACTCGTCCGCTTTCGCGAATGACGCGACGTTCGCGGCGCAGTCGATCGTGACCTCACCCGACGGCGTCGGCCGCCTCATCCGGCACAAGTTCCCCGCCGGCGGGTACTCCACCGGGTCCGGTGTCGGGATCGCGGCTTTCCCGAAACCCGCGGTGCTGCTGAAAGCCGCCGCGACCGACGTGATCTTGGAGTACGACCTGCGCTTCGAGCCGGGGTTCGGGTTCTCCCTCGGTGGGAAACTGCCCGGCCTTGGCGGCACCGATGGGTCGGTCAGTGACGGCGCCCCCTCCGGCGGCAACGGCTTGACTACCTCCGTTGACCACGGCTTCTCGTCCCGGCTGATGTGGATCGGTCCCGGCGCCTACTCCTGGGCCAACTCCCCGCCGAACTCATCACCTACGACTACTTCACCGGTATGA